CCAGCCGGATGCCGTTGCTGGCCTCGCTGGTGGGGTCGAAGCTCGGCGTGGTGCCGACCACCGAGGACCAGCCGGAGACGGCGGTCGCCTTCGGATTGCATCACGTGCGGGCCGAGGAGCAGGCATCGCAGTCCGGGCCGGTGGCGATCCCGCCTTCGCCGCCAGCCCCGTCGGTGCCGATACAGGCTCCGCCGGTTCCGACTCCGACGCGGGCTCCGTCCGCTGCGGCTCCGGTGCCGTCCGCGCCCGGTTGGCGGCAACCGCAGTCCGGGCCGCAGCAGCAGCCGCCGCAGCCCGCGATGCCGGTTCCGCCGCCTGGCGGCTGGCAGCGGCAACCGCCGAAGAAACGGTTCAGCCGGACCACGATGATCGCGTCGGCCGCCGCGGCCGTAGTGGTGGTTGTCGGGATCGTGCTCGCCGTGGTCCTTCTCCCTGGCACATCGCGGGACAGCCCGGAAGCCGCCGGCCCGGCGAGCAACGCCGGCAAGTCCGTGGAGCCGCCGGTCCCGGGCTGCCCGGACACCCGCCCGGCCCAGCCGGGCGAGAACGGCCTCACGCCGTGCATGCGCCGCCTCGCCGGGCCGACCATCCAAGCCCGCGCCTCCTGCTCGGACGACCCGGAGCTGGCGCACGCGCTGGGCGCGCTGCGCACCGCAGTGTGCCGCTTCCCGGACGGCACCCGGGTCGCCTTCCACGAAGGACTCACCCTCGACCAGATCGAGGCGAGCGCGCGCAAGGACATGGCGGGCACCGTCGCGTCGGCGACCTGGCAGGCGAAAACCGGGCTGTCCGGGCGCTACCTCGCCGGCATCGGCCCGCAGCTGGGGCTGCTGGTCTATCAGGCCGACACCATGGCGGTGGTCGGCACCGTCATGGATTCCAGCGCTTCGCACACGAGCCGTACCCCGCAGGACCTGGTCTGGTACTTCGAACGGACTGTCCGGCCCGGCGAGTGAGCCGAGCGGTTCAGTCGAGCGTGCCCGCCGAGACCGCGACGTCCTCGGAAACGGTCAGCGCCGTGTCCACCACGATCGCCAGCGCCCGCGCGATCTCGTCCAACGGCAGCACG
This sequence is a window from Amycolatopsis benzoatilytica AK 16/65. Protein-coding genes within it:
- a CDS encoding Hsp70 family protein yields the protein MDVLSVDFGTSSTVGVLAAFGRGPRAIEVDGSVTMSSAVYAEEDGQLVVGQDAERRARLDPSRFEPNPKRRIDDGELLLGDRTVPVADAFAAVLRRMGEEAERQLSGVPGEVRLSHPAGWGATRQQTLWEAALKAGFAQIRLVPEPVAAAAHYATLRAQAPRSGPIAIYDLGAGTFDCAVVGADMTVLAEDGLPDLGSLDIDQALLVHIGRSVSHTDPGQWQRLLRPQTTSDRRLRRVLLQDVRDAKESLSRHVHTEVPMPDPFGDVLVTRGELEALVRPNLLRSAEMLAATISRAGLTPEQLVGVYLVGGPSRMPLLASLVGSKLGVVPTTEDQPETAVAFGLHHVRAEEQASQSGPVAIPPSPPAPSVPIQAPPVPTPTRAPSAAAPVPSAPGWRQPQSGPQQQPPQPAMPVPPPGGWQRQPPKKRFSRTTMIASAAAAVVVVVGIVLAVVLLPGTSRDSPEAAGPASNAGKSVEPPVPGCPDTRPAQPGENGLTPCMRRLAGPTIQARASCSDDPELAHALGALRTAVCRFPDGTRVAFHEGLTLDQIEASARKDMAGTVASATWQAKTGLSGRYLAGIGPQLGLLVYQADTMAVVGTVMDSSASHTSRTPQDLVWYFERTVRPGE